A region of Thermovibrio ammonificans HB-1 DNA encodes the following proteins:
- a CDS encoding ComF family protein, with protein MLKRLLLDLLFPDYCRVCGSLLLLDHAYVACRKCWNEHFKLYTGKRCRRCGHPLELLPGVGELCGRCAEGRSFHFSGVNYFTLYSGLAEEALRELKFNRLKPVASEIGRAVAPHLKRWISALNPDLIVPVPVHSETLKERGFNQVEEILKGAGVPFIPLLKKVKKVERQSTLSAADRANNVKGAFSLLGPVSGTVLVIDDVFTTGSTANEVARVLKEGGAERVFVYTVCYTPVKPG; from the coding sequence GTGTTAAAAAGGCTTCTCCTCGACCTCCTCTTCCCCGACTACTGCCGCGTATGCGGCTCTCTGCTGCTTCTTGACCACGCCTACGTTGCCTGTAGGAAGTGCTGGAATGAACACTTTAAGCTCTATACCGGCAAACGCTGTAGAAGATGCGGTCACCCTTTGGAGCTTCTCCCAGGCGTAGGGGAGCTCTGCGGAAGGTGTGCCGAGGGCAGGAGCTTCCACTTCAGCGGCGTGAACTACTTCACCCTCTACTCCGGCCTTGCAGAGGAGGCCCTCAGGGAGCTCAAGTTCAACCGCCTGAAGCCGGTTGCCTCTGAAATAGGGAGAGCCGTTGCTCCCCACTTAAAGCGGTGGATTTCCGCCTTAAACCCCGACCTTATAGTTCCCGTGCCTGTTCACTCCGAAACCCTGAAGGAAAGGGGCTTCAACCAGGTAGAGGAGATTTTAAAGGGGGCCGGCGTTCCCTTTATCCCCCTTTTAAAGAAGGTGAAAAAGGTTGAAAGGCAGTCGACCCTCTCGGCCGCTGATAGGGCCAACAACGTTAAGGGAGCCTTTTCTCTTCTCGGGCCCGTGAGCGGAACCGTTCTGGTTATAGACGACGTTTTCACCACCGGCTCAACGGCAAACGAGGTCGCCAGAGTTTTAAAGGAGGGAGGGGCGGAGAGGGTTTTCGTCTATACGGTCTGCTACACCCCCGTTAAACCGGGTTGA
- a CDS encoding metallophosphoesterase family protein translates to MKIAHLSDSHLGYMQYHSPERKRDFLDAFKLAVERALELGAEVIVHTGDLFESYQPDMESLDGVIQVLRQVKERKVPFVAITGNHDRAMRRGVYPPHKLLENLGLLELIDPLGTKTVKGVLFAGLRYHPRVHVKRIREQFFDGLSEEARRSDLSVFMFHQALDFILSYEGAYELLVSELPEGFDYYAAGHVHLFTYQKLSSGGLLAYAGATEFRSKQEAQRGRRGFNLVNLETGELERVELEGLRPFVVESFNQENAREVLKELLEKVRSFDKPPVVLLTYTYSTVDLNHFSDLLEQLYSLALAVRIQKIRQLDEQETVAESRSYADYLKLFMGELKAPPKAVELGVELLSASPDSVPEIVEHFVREELGELYGEIEERLKKC, encoded by the coding sequence GTGAAGATAGCTCACCTTTCCGACTCCCACCTGGGCTATATGCAGTACCACAGTCCCGAGAGGAAGAGGGACTTCCTTGATGCCTTTAAGCTGGCCGTAGAGAGGGCCCTTGAGCTCGGTGCCGAGGTTATCGTTCATACGGGGGACCTCTTTGAGAGTTACCAGCCCGATATGGAGAGCTTAGACGGTGTTATCCAAGTTCTCAGGCAGGTTAAAGAGAGAAAGGTCCCCTTTGTTGCCATAACCGGTAACCACGACAGGGCCATGAGGAGGGGAGTTTACCCTCCCCACAAGCTATTGGAGAATCTCGGGCTCCTTGAGCTTATAGACCCGCTCGGCACCAAAACGGTTAAAGGTGTGCTCTTTGCCGGTTTAAGGTACCACCCCAGAGTTCACGTTAAACGGATAAGGGAGCAGTTTTTCGACGGCCTTTCGGAAGAGGCCCGGCGCAGCGACCTCTCCGTTTTCATGTTCCACCAGGCCCTGGACTTTATCCTATCTTACGAGGGGGCCTACGAGCTCCTCGTGAGTGAGCTTCCCGAGGGGTTTGACTACTATGCGGCGGGCCACGTTCACCTGTTTACCTACCAAAAGCTCTCCTCGGGCGGCCTCCTTGCCTACGCGGGGGCTACAGAGTTTCGCTCCAAACAGGAGGCCCAGAGGGGACGCAGGGGCTTTAACCTTGTAAACCTTGAAACCGGTGAGCTCGAGAGGGTTGAGCTTGAGGGCTTGAGGCCCTTTGTGGTCGAGAGCTTCAACCAAGAAAACGCTCGGGAAGTCCTGAAAGAGCTCCTGGAGAAGGTTCGCTCCTTCGATAAACCCCCGGTGGTTCTGCTCACCTATACCTACTCAACCGTTGATTTGAACCACTTTTCAGACCTTCTGGAGCAGCTCTACTCCCTGGCCCTTGCGGTCAGGATTCAGAAAATCAGGCAACTTGACGAGCAGGAGACGGTTGCCGAAAGCCGCTCCTACGCCGACTACCTGAAGCTCTTCATGGGTGAGCTTAAAGCTCCCCCTAAGGCGGTTGAACTCGGCGTTGAGCTGCTGTCTGCCTCCCCCGACTCCGTTCCCGAGATTGTGGAGCACTTTGTCAGGGAGGAGTTAGGGGAGCTCTACGGGGAAATCGAAGAGAGACTTAAAAAGTGTTAA
- the hisC gene encoding histidinol-phosphate transaminase: protein MFSLPDHIKKVHVYEPGKPEEELKRELGLKEIVKLASNENPLGPCPSAVRAIVEDLKNLNRYPDGNSYYLKEKLASHLGVKRKNLFVGLGSNEALDIISRAYLRPGLNAVYSEKSFAVYPIVVQLSGADHKVVKAKDNYYMDLKAHLDAIDENTAVVFLANPNNPTGTAFSRAEFEAFLKDFPDDVLLVLDEAYYEYAVGAGFNVPNGPDYIYEKNIVVTRTFSKIYGLAGLRLGYAVAREEIIADMNRIRQPFNVTRPAQVGGAAALDDKMFVKHSQVVNEEGKKYLYNEFEKLGLEYVPTYANFILVKVGYPSREVFNRLLRKGVIVRAMDGYGFPDHIRVTVGTMRENIIFINKLKEVLEELKEGK from the coding sequence ATGTTCTCCCTTCCCGACCACATAAAGAAGGTTCACGTTTACGAGCCGGGCAAGCCCGAGGAGGAGCTTAAGAGAGAGCTCGGCCTTAAAGAGATAGTAAAGCTCGCCTCAAACGAGAACCCCCTCGGACCCTGTCCCTCTGCGGTTAGGGCCATAGTTGAAGACCTTAAGAACCTCAACCGCTACCCCGACGGCAACTCCTACTACCTTAAGGAGAAGCTGGCCTCTCACCTGGGGGTTAAGCGGAAGAACCTCTTCGTTGGACTCGGCTCAAACGAGGCCCTCGACATAATCTCCAGGGCCTACTTAAGGCCCGGACTCAACGCCGTTTACAGCGAGAAGTCTTTCGCCGTTTACCCGATAGTGGTTCAGCTCTCCGGGGCAGACCACAAAGTTGTTAAGGCGAAGGACAACTACTACATGGACCTGAAGGCCCACCTTGATGCCATAGACGAGAACACCGCCGTTGTTTTCCTTGCCAACCCCAACAACCCTACCGGAACGGCCTTCTCCCGGGCCGAGTTTGAGGCCTTCTTGAAGGACTTCCCCGACGACGTCCTTTTGGTTTTAGACGAAGCCTACTACGAGTACGCCGTAGGTGCCGGCTTTAACGTTCCCAACGGCCCCGATTACATCTACGAGAAGAATATTGTTGTGACCAGAACCTTTTCCAAGATTTACGGCCTTGCCGGCCTACGGCTCGGTTACGCCGTTGCCCGGGAGGAGATAATCGCCGACATGAACCGAATAAGGCAGCCCTTTAACGTTACCCGTCCGGCGCAGGTAGGCGGAGCGGCCGCCTTAGACGACAAGATGTTTGTTAAGCACTCCCAAGTTGTCAACGAGGAAGGGAAGAAGTACCTCTACAACGAGTTTGAGAAGCTCGGCCTCGAGTACGTTCCCACCTACGCCAACTTCATCCTTGTGAAGGTGGGGTACCCCAGCAGGGAGGTTTTCAACCGGCTTCTGAGGAAGGGGGTTATCGTTAGGGCCATGGACGGTTACGGCTTCCCCGACCACATAAGGGTAACTGTGGGAACTATGAGGGAGAATATAATCTTCATCAACAAGCTGAAAGAGGTTCTCGAGGAACTTAAAGAGGGGAAATAA